A region of Planctomycetota bacterium DNA encodes the following proteins:
- a CDS encoding esterase has translation MTRSIVLGLVWSLAAAAWDVNVQGGNVTFELAAPQAKQVTVSGEWAQNKPELLVRDDKGVWRVTIPLAPNIYSYTLRVDGAPIVDPKNSQVKTGRSLTNYVLVPANPPASYELQAVPHGTLTVHTYTSKVNGAERGLVVYAPPGYEVDTTKKYPVLYLLHGAGDDETGWTAYGKAHWIADNLLAAGKIEPMLIVMPHGHISNANVKGPSTVAEVFERDLLGDVIPLVESRYRAKTDAGSRAIMGLSMGGSQSFFVGLRNADRFAYVGVYSSGILRDGKNETLDQVLAAPDKYNQQLRWFWIGCGSDDRAFANVEQADSKLTSSGVRHTLHRSAGGHTWQVWREYLRITLPELFRQDSTSPR, from the coding sequence ATGACTCGCAGCATCGTCTTGGGTTTGGTCTGGTCGCTGGCCGCCGCGGCCTGGGACGTGAACGTGCAAGGCGGGAATGTCACGTTCGAACTCGCGGCGCCGCAAGCCAAGCAAGTGACCGTCTCGGGGGAATGGGCACAGAACAAGCCCGAACTGCTGGTGCGCGACGACAAGGGGGTCTGGCGCGTGACGATTCCGCTCGCCCCCAACATTTACTCTTACACGCTGCGGGTCGATGGCGCGCCGATCGTCGATCCCAAAAATTCGCAGGTGAAGACCGGGCGGAGCTTGACGAACTATGTGCTGGTCCCGGCCAACCCACCGGCCTCGTACGAGTTGCAAGCGGTCCCGCATGGCACGCTGACGGTCCACACTTATACGTCCAAGGTCAATGGCGCCGAGCGCGGCTTGGTGGTCTATGCACCGCCGGGCTACGAAGTGGACACCACGAAGAAGTATCCCGTGCTCTACTTATTGCACGGCGCTGGTGATGACGAGACCGGCTGGACCGCGTACGGCAAGGCCCATTGGATCGCCGACAACTTGCTCGCCGCCGGCAAGATCGAACCGATGCTGATCGTGATGCCGCACGGGCACATTAGCAATGCCAACGTCAAAGGCCCCTCAACGGTGGCCGAAGTGTTCGAGCGCGATCTGCTGGGAGATGTCATCCCATTGGTTGAATCGCGCTACCGGGCCAAGACCGACGCAGGCAGCCGCGCGATCATGGGCTTGTCGATGGGAGGAAGCCAGTCGTTCTTTGTCGGGTTGCGCAACGCCGACCGTTTCGCGTACGTCGGCGTGTACAGTTCGGGCATCTTGCGCGACGGCAAGAATGAAACACTCGACCAGGTACTGGCCGCGCCGGACAAGTACAACCAACAGCTGCGCTGGTTCTGGATTGGTTGCGGCAGCGACGATCGCGCCTTTGCCAACGTCGAGCAAGCTGACAGCAAGCTCACCAGCTCGGGCGTTCGCCACACGCTGCATCGCTCGGCAGGGGGGCACACCTGGCAAGTCTGGCGCGAGTATCTGCGGATCACGCTGCCCGAGCTGTTTCGTCAAGATTCGACGAGCCCGAGATGA
- a CDS encoding MdtA/MuxA family multidrug efflux RND transporter periplasmic adaptor subunit produces the protein MTPTPATPEQPPTHLPASRPPDLVTRREPKHSWVGWLVILAMIGLGAGYLYYRGVTWEQTKAWVTEHAKTLAGSRPPVAAPKARLVPVVTATARTANVNLYLNGLGSVTAFYTVTLRSRVDGELLKVGFEEGQIVGQNDVLAEIDPRPFKVQLEQAKGQLVKDQAALRLAMLDLDRYTSLVSSNSVTQQQVDAQRALVKQSEGAIQTDQGIIDSAELQITYCTIRSPINGRIGLRLVDPGNIVHATDVNGLAVITQLQPIALLFTIPQDEIARVQRKVNAGETLTVEAWDRDFRNKLSVGALLALDNQVDPTTGTVRLKAKFSNEDNLLFPNQFVNARLLIDTRHDATVVPSAAVQRGPDSWFTYVVKEDDTVELRSLTPGSTEGDQTIIEAGIAPGEVVVTDGVDKLLPGSKVSRRGQGTGKHGAVPGKQAAPAQPTGEKGTTESKPAPELKPAQEPAGSAAKRGN, from the coding sequence ATGACGCCCACCCCCGCCACACCGGAACAACCGCCAACGCACTTGCCGGCTTCGCGGCCGCCCGATCTGGTCACGCGGCGCGAGCCGAAACACAGTTGGGTGGGCTGGCTGGTAATCCTGGCCATGATCGGGCTGGGAGCGGGATATCTGTACTACCGGGGCGTCACCTGGGAGCAAACCAAGGCCTGGGTCACGGAACATGCCAAGACCTTGGCCGGTTCGCGGCCGCCGGTCGCCGCCCCCAAGGCGCGCCTGGTGCCGGTGGTGACCGCGACCGCGCGCACGGCCAACGTGAACCTGTACCTGAACGGCCTGGGCTCGGTGACGGCGTTCTATACCGTCACGCTTCGTAGCCGAGTCGACGGCGAGTTGCTGAAAGTCGGCTTCGAGGAAGGTCAGATCGTCGGCCAGAACGACGTGCTGGCCGAGATCGACCCGCGGCCGTTCAAGGTGCAACTGGAACAAGCCAAGGGACAACTGGTCAAGGATCAGGCGGCGTTGCGGCTGGCGATGCTCGACTTGGATCGGTACACGTCGCTGGTCTCGTCAAATTCGGTCACTCAACAACAGGTCGACGCCCAACGCGCGCTGGTCAAGCAAAGCGAGGGGGCGATCCAGACCGATCAAGGGATCATCGACAGCGCCGAGTTGCAGATCACCTACTGCACCATTCGCTCGCCGATCAACGGCCGGATCGGCCTGCGACTGGTCGACCCGGGCAACATCGTTCACGCCACCGACGTGAACGGCCTGGCCGTGATTACCCAACTGCAACCGATCGCGCTCTTGTTCACGATTCCCCAGGATGAAATTGCCCGGGTCCAGCGCAAGGTCAATGCCGGCGAGACGCTGACGGTCGAAGCCTGGGACCGAGACTTCCGCAACAAGTTGTCGGTCGGCGCGTTGTTGGCCTTGGACAATCAGGTTGACCCGACGACCGGCACCGTGCGACTGAAGGCCAAGTTCTCGAACGAGGACAACCTGCTGTTCCCCAATCAGTTTGTCAACGCCCGGCTGCTGATCGACACGCGGCACGATGCCACGGTCGTCCCTTCGGCCGCGGTCCAGCGCGGCCCCGACTCCTGGTTCACGTATGTGGTGAAAGAAGACGACACGGTCGAGTTGCGTAGTCTGACCCCCGGTTCGACCGAAGGTGACCAGACGATTATCGAAGCGGGTATCGCCCCGGGCGAGGTCGTGGTGACCGACGGCGTCGATAAGCTGCTGCCTGGTTCCAAGGTCTCGCGGCGCGGGCAGGGGACGGGCAAGCATGGCGCAGTTCCTGGGAAGCAAGCCGCGCCGGCACAACCGACGGGCGAAAAGGGGACGACGGAATCAAAGCCCGCTCCAGAATTGAAGCCTGCACAGGAACCAGCCGGCAGCGCTGCGAAGCGAGGGAACTAA
- a CDS encoding tartrate dehydrogenase, whose translation MKTFRIAIYPGDGIGVEVTAEAVRVLEALERQAGTFRLEKTSLPWGVEFYKQTGAVVPENFLEVLRPFDAILLGAVGWPTLLPDHFTLAPLVRIRQAFDQYACVRPAKLYPGVRGPLAGRGPDDIDLVVIRENSEGEYVDIGGRFKVGQPDECAMQTAIHTRHGVERILRFGFDLARRRRKHLTMITKSNAQRYSYVMWDEILEELRGQYPDVAADRQHCDAAAMNFVRCPQTFDVVVASNLFGDLLTDLGGVISGGLGLAPSTNTNPERKFPSMFEPVHGSAPDIAGRGLANPVAAILSAAMMLDWLELFEAAAVVRRAVERTLAAGHGTPDLGGKLTTAQMGDRVIEALRN comes from the coding sequence ATGAAAACATTTCGCATCGCGATCTACCCCGGCGACGGGATTGGCGTGGAAGTGACGGCCGAGGCCGTGCGCGTGCTCGAGGCGCTCGAGCGGCAAGCGGGGACGTTCCGCTTGGAGAAAACCTCGCTCCCCTGGGGCGTCGAGTTCTACAAGCAGACGGGCGCGGTCGTGCCCGAGAACTTCTTGGAAGTGCTGCGGCCCTTCGACGCAATTCTGCTTGGCGCGGTCGGCTGGCCGACGCTGTTACCCGATCACTTCACGCTCGCTCCTTTGGTGCGAATCAGGCAAGCGTTCGATCAATATGCGTGCGTCCGACCGGCCAAGTTGTACCCGGGTGTGCGCGGCCCGTTGGCGGGGCGCGGCCCCGACGACATCGACCTGGTCGTGATTCGCGAGAACTCCGAGGGGGAATATGTCGACATCGGCGGCCGGTTCAAAGTTGGCCAGCCCGACGAGTGCGCCATGCAGACGGCCATTCACACCCGGCACGGCGTCGAGCGGATTCTGCGGTTTGGCTTCGACCTGGCCCGACGCCGGCGCAAGCACCTGACGATGATCACCAAGAGCAACGCCCAGCGCTACTCGTACGTGATGTGGGACGAAATCCTGGAAGAGCTGCGCGGGCAATATCCCGATGTCGCGGCCGACAGGCAACACTGCGACGCGGCGGCGATGAACTTTGTCCGCTGCCCCCAGACGTTCGATGTGGTGGTGGCGTCGAATCTGTTCGGCGATCTGCTGACCGATCTTGGCGGCGTGATCTCGGGAGGATTGGGACTGGCGCCGAGCACCAACACCAATCCCGAGCGCAAGTTCCCGTCGATGTTCGAGCCCGTCCACGGTTCGGCCCCCGACATCGCCGGACGCGGGCTGGCCAATCCGGTGGCGGCGATTCTGAGCGCGGCGATGATGCTCGATTGGCTCGAACTGTTCGAGGCCGCGGCCGTGGTACGCCGCGCGGTCGAGCGCACCTTGGCCGCCGGTCACGGCACGCCCGACTTGGGCGGGAAACTGACCACGGCGCAAATGGGCGATCGCGTCATTGAAGCGCTGCGCAACTGA
- a CDS encoding peroxiredoxin has product MATTLKIGDPAPNFTAEAHDGTKVSLAALRGRPVVVYFYPKDNTSVCTAQACAFRDSYEDFVKAGATVIGISSDSLESHRQFAAERKLPFLLVSDADGSLRRAFAVPKTLGIIPGRVTYVIDGQGIVRHVFNAQFSADRHIAEALRVVQSLAAH; this is encoded by the coding sequence ATGGCCACCACTCTGAAAATCGGCGACCCGGCGCCCAACTTCACCGCCGAAGCGCACGACGGTACCAAGGTTTCGCTGGCCGCGTTGCGCGGCCGGCCGGTCGTGGTCTATTTCTATCCCAAGGACAACACCTCGGTCTGCACGGCCCAGGCCTGTGCCTTCCGCGATTCGTACGAAGACTTCGTCAAAGCCGGCGCAACGGTCATCGGCATCAGCTCCGACTCGCTAGAAAGCCATCGCCAGTTCGCCGCCGAACGGAAGTTGCCCTTCCTGCTGGTCAGCGACGCCGACGGCTCGCTACGCCGGGCGTTCGCCGTGCCCAAGACGCTGGGCATCATTCCGGGGCGTGTCACCTACGTGATCGACGGGCAAGGAATCGTGCGGCACGTCTTCAACGCGCAATTCTCGGCCGACCGGCACATTGCCGAAGCCCTGCGCGTGGTGCAAAGCCTGGCCGCGCACTGA
- a CDS encoding transposase, which yields MPRPHRADEAGGLYHALNRANGRRRIFRKDADYDAFERVLAAGLQRYAVELYAYQLMPNHWHLVLRAGRNGEMSRFMRWITATHTMRHHAHYHTAGQGHLYQGRFKSFPIQDDAHFLAVCRYVERNAVRAQLARRAEQWRWGSLWRWRQRVEPAPQLLSAWPIPRSAQWMANVNKPLARSELERLRHAAQRGTPYGEAAWVETTARRLKLDSTLRPRGRPRVRLNNQ from the coding sequence ATGCCGAGACCACACCGTGCCGACGAAGCTGGCGGACTTTACCACGCGCTTAATCGCGCTAATGGGCGGCGGCGCATCTTTCGCAAGGATGCCGATTACGACGCCTTCGAACGAGTCCTGGCGGCTGGCCTCCAACGCTACGCGGTCGAACTGTACGCCTACCAACTGATGCCTAACCATTGGCACCTGGTGCTTCGTGCCGGGCGCAACGGCGAGATGAGCCGCTTCATGCGCTGGATCACTGCCACGCACACCATGCGCCATCATGCCCATTATCATACCGCGGGGCAGGGCCATTTGTACCAGGGGCGTTTCAAGAGCTTTCCGATCCAGGACGATGCCCACTTCCTTGCCGTCTGCCGTTACGTCGAGCGCAATGCCGTCCGCGCCCAGTTGGCCCGTCGCGCCGAACAGTGGCGGTGGGGTTCGCTCTGGCGGTGGCGGCAACGGGTCGAACCAGCGCCGCAGCTTCTATCGGCCTGGCCGATTCCGCGTTCCGCCCAGTGGATGGCAAACGTCAACAAGCCGCTGGCCAGGTCGGAATTGGAACGCCTGCGGCATGCGGCACAGCGAGGCACTCCGTACGGCGAAGCAGCCTGGGTGGAAACGACGGCCCGCCGTTTGAAGCTGGACTCGACCCTTCGTCCCCGTGGTCGGCCGCGAGTCCGCCTTAATAACCAATAA